Proteins found in one Phycodurus eques isolate BA_2022a chromosome 18, UOR_Pequ_1.1, whole genome shotgun sequence genomic segment:
- the rsph9 gene encoding radial spoke head protein 9 homolog has translation MDANSLSYSLELVAGSGCILNSEQRAALQTSLIILKKNYKFNRVLFWGKILGLKEHYFIAQGRRDDELKDTQHFYSFNCIDWFLIPSTTSAMIEDVSKTAKGRFEGDPSFVYESRQAERLDPSAEESTTKVTEETRLAVTVHHINEEASVVPRGAFINSMHGVVQINRSFGGLSYTQAGKLEHFLHFSQPKNLKKKALLEMADLNPALDFLDPLSEDIPKGSWSLQFESANKVCVIRSLLWLGLTFYHVPMTPLHGFIYIGYGTKNFDLPFML, from the exons atggacGCTAACTCGTTATCCTACTCATTGGAGCTGGTTGCGGGTAGCGGGTGCATTTTGAACTCGGAGCAAAGGGCAGCTCTGCAAACTTCACTAATTATCTTGAAGAAGAACTACAAGTTCAACCGAGTCTTGTTTTGGGGCAAGATACTCGGTTTAAAGGAGCACTATTTCATCGCTCAGGGGAGGAGGGACGACGAGCTGAAGGACACGCAGCATTTCTACAG CTTCAATTGCATCGACTGGTTCCTGATCCCCTCCACCACAAGCGCAATGATCGAGGACGTGTCCAAAACAGCAAAGGGCCGATTCGAAGGCGACCCATCATTTGTGTACGAGTCCAGACAAGCAGAAAGACTTGATCCTTCAGCGGAAGAGTCGACA ACCAAAGTGACGGAGGAGACGAGGCTGGCGGTGACCGTTCACCACATCAACGAGGAAGCTTCGGTGGTGCCGCGGGGCGCCTTCATCAACAGCATGCACGGCGTCGTCCAAATTAACCGCAGCTTCGGCG GTCTGTCTTACACTCAAGCTGGGAAACttgaacattttcttcacttctCTCAGCCCAAGAATCTGAAGAAAAAGGCGCTGTTGGAGATGGCTGATCTGAACCCGGCCTTGGACTTTCTGGATCCGCTGAGTGAGGACATTCCGAAAG GATCATGGAGTCTTCAATTTGAGAGTGCCAACAAAGTGTGTGTGATTCGCAGTCTGCTGTGGTTGGGCCTTACTTTCTACCACGTGCCCATGACGCCACTGCATGGATTCATCTACATCGGCTACGGGACCAAGAATTTCGACCTGCCCTTCATGCTTTAA
- the mrps18a gene encoding LOW QUALITY PROTEIN: 39S ribosomal protein S18a, mitochondrial (The sequence of the model RefSeq protein was modified relative to this genomic sequence to represent the inferred CDS: deleted 1 base in 1 codon) — protein MATRCVLRAVWSSFASLNCAISANLSALRRMKVPLLSHSVSQRRGIRQVVEKQEGKTVTIEGKILDSAAAPQPPNPTAKCPIYRWNLQHKYNYTDVLLLSQFIRSDGGMLPKRITGLCPEEHRKVAVCVQMAHRAGLLPDHRPKRPEGHVPKPKPQLNRYLTRWSVKSVKPIYKRGLKWCKKRMPVGSHLLQDNVRYGPKPLYIKH, from the exons ATGGCAACCCGCTGTGTGTTACGGGCCGTCTGGTCCTCATTTGCGTCCTTAAATTGTGCTATAAGTGCAAATTTAAGTGCGCTACGACGGATGAAAGTGCCACTATTGTCGCATTCGGTTAGTCAAAGAAGAGGAATCCGACAAG TCGTGGAAAAGCAGGAGGGTAAAACAGTAACC ATTGAAGGAAAAATACTGGACAGC GCAGCTGCACCTCAACCTCCAAACCCCACCGCCAAGTGTCCCATCTATAGATGGAACCTGCAGCACAAATACAACTACACG GATGTGTTGCTTCTCAGTCAGTTCATCAGGTCAGATGGAGGGATGCTGCCAAAACGAATTACCGGTCTTTGTCCTGAGGAGCATCGCAAGGTTGCCGTGTGTGTGCAGATGGCTCACAGAGCTG GTTTGCTTCCCGACCACAGACCCAAACGTCCAGAGGGCCATGTCCCAAAGCCCAAGCCACAACTCAACAG ATACCTGACCCGCTGGTCCGTCAAATCCGTCAAGCCCATCTACAAACGCGGGCTAAAGTGGTGCAAGAAGCGCATGCCTGTTGGAAGCCATCTGCTCCAGGACAACGTCCGATACGGTCCCAAGCCCCTTTACATTAAACACTGA